From the Sphingomonas aliaeris genome, one window contains:
- a CDS encoding TetR/AcrR family transcriptional regulator, with amino-acid sequence MIEHRSQPGGNEPASAATSDRQPRFNRDERQADLLRHAAREVLGQGGFPISFERLACAAKVSKALVYNYFPNQYALGSALLSDALAVVDRTALRHAVAQPDVLTAARDCADLYFDLVSRHGPLLHVLLADAFLEQGPDRTTFGRASVMLLPIARRLKRELGLSSREAMVIVQLLLTIPEEAGRKVFHGDVDAELARRLCGETIVASLAALDGQTPAHVAEVAAGADFL; translated from the coding sequence ATGATCGAGCACCGATCCCAACCCGGCGGCAACGAACCGGCGTCCGCCGCGACGAGCGATCGCCAGCCCCGCTTCAACCGCGACGAACGCCAGGCGGACCTGCTCCGCCATGCCGCGCGCGAAGTGCTCGGCCAGGGCGGTTTCCCGATCTCGTTCGAGCGGCTGGCCTGCGCGGCCAAGGTGAGCAAGGCGCTGGTCTACAACTATTTTCCGAACCAGTATGCGCTGGGATCGGCCTTGTTGAGCGATGCGCTGGCGGTGGTCGATCGCACCGCCCTGCGCCACGCCGTCGCTCAACCCGATGTCCTGACCGCGGCCCGCGATTGCGCCGATCTCTATTTCGATCTCGTCAGCCGGCACGGGCCGCTGCTGCACGTGCTGCTCGCGGACGCGTTCCTGGAACAGGGGCCGGATCGCACCACGTTCGGTCGCGCATCCGTGATGCTCCTGCCCATCGCGCGACGGCTGAAACGCGAACTGGGACTGTCGTCGCGCGAGGCGATGGTCATCGTGCAATTGCTGCTGACTATACCGGAAGAAGCCGGCCGCAAGGTCTTCCACGGCGATGTGGATGCCGAACTGGCCCGCCGCCTGTGCGGCGAGACGATCGTGGCGAGCCTCGCCGCGCTGGACGGCCAGACGCCCGCGCATGTGGCCGAAGTCGCCGCCGGCGCGGACTTCCTATGA